CCGAGGCCTTCGCGCTCGACACCGTGGCGGCGCTGCTCGCGGCCCCGATGGTGCAGCGGGTCATCGTGGTGACCGCCGACCCCGCTGCCGCCGGGCCGTTGGCCGCCCTGGGCGCTCAGATCGTGCCTGAGTCGCCGCAAACCTCCCCATCGGATGCCGCGAAGGGGCACGTCGCGGCACCTCGCGACCCGCTCAACGCCGCCATCGCCGAGGGTGTGCGGGTGGCTCAGGAGCTGTATCCGCAGAGCAACATCGCCGTACTCACCGGAGACCTGCCCGCCCTCACGGTGGCGGATGTCGAGATGACCCTCGCCGCCGCATCCGCCCACGATCGTGCCATGGTCGCCGACGAAGAGGGCACGGGCACCACCACTCTGCTCGCCCGAGCCGGCCTGCGCCTGGTGCCGAGGTTCGGTCCCGGTTCCCGCGCCGCGCACGAGGCGGCCGGTCACGTGCCGCTGGACATGCCCGCCACGGCGTCGATCCGCCGCGACGTCGACACCGTCGCCGACCTCGCCGAGGTGCTGCGCCGCGGCGTCGGAGCGCACACCAGCGCCCTGATCGCGCTGTCGCAGCCCATGCCGACGGAAACCCCTGACCGGCCCGGTCCGACCGCGTGACCTACGCGCGGGTTGCCGCCATCATTCTGATCGTCCTCGGCCTCCTTGCCGCCGTCACCGGCGCGGCGTTCTCCTACGCGACAGGCGTCGCAAAAGGTGCAGACCACGGCTGCCTCGTCGAAGGGCCGTATTCCCCGCTCGCCGATGTATCGGAACGTTCGGACATCGTCGCCGGCAGCTTCTCGATCTGGCCGCTGGGCCGCTCCTGCGCCTGGGACAGGGCGGACGGCACGGGAACGGTTGTGGCTGGGCCGGGCTGGGGCGAGACGGTCTTCGTCGTCGGCGCGCTCGGGGTGAGCGTCGTGGGCGTAGGGCTGCTGGCGACGCGGCGTGGCCGGGCGACCCGGCCGACCGAGCCAGGCTCGCCGGGTGACTGAACCCTGGGCGATTGACATTGACGCAGGAGCCTGTGAGGCTCGACCTGAATCAATGTTCATCTTAATTTCCCGATTGGCCAGCAAATCTAGCCAGGAATGACGTCGTCTCGTCACACCCGGCCGGCACAGCCGAACCGATCGCGTCGGATGGCCGGCAGGGGAGCTACGAGCCACTCCTTACCTGGAGGGCCTTGCGCCATACCTACTTTTCAGTTGGGTGCCGACGGCAATTGTCATCACAATTGTCGGGCTCATCCGCTTCAAGCGCGCAGAACGAAGAAGTCGCTGAGGAGATCGAGGTCAGCGCTCACTTATCGGACGCACCGTCGCGGCCAGCGCGGCGAGCACGTCGGCCGGGGTGGCCGCCATCTCGATGGAGGCGCGGAACGAGGGCTTCATCAGACTGCGGGACAGTTGGGCCAGCACCCGCAGGTGTTCGGTGCCGGCACCCGATTCGGGTACCGCGATCATGAAGATCAGGTGGGCCGGCGCCTCGTCGAGCGAGTTCCAGTCCACGCCGTTGCGGCTGCGGGCGAAGGCGAGCACCGGGCAGGTGGCGGCGTCGGTGGTCGCGTGCGGGATGGCGATGCCGTCACCGATCCCGGTGGTGCTGATGAGCTCACGCTCAAGCGCGGCGCGCACCACGGCGTCCTCATCGACGACGCGGCCGGTCGCGGCCATGAGCCGGGCGAGCCGACGGATGACGGCGTCCCGGTCGGCGTCGTCGACATCGAGCACGATGGTGCGGTCGTCGATGTAGTCCAGCACGGTCTTCGGGTGCACCTCCCCAGCAGCCGCGGCGTCCGGTGCACCGCCCGCAGCAGCGCCCGCCGCACCGGCAGCGCCCGCAGGCTCCCCGGAATCCGCGGTAACGATCTCGCGGGCGT
This is a stretch of genomic DNA from Cryobacterium soli. It encodes these proteins:
- the cofC gene encoding 2-phospho-L-lactate guanylyltransferase, with amino-acid sequence MSWVCVVPVKGSARAKSRLGELPEPFPARGALAEAFALDTVAALLAAPMVQRVIVVTADPAAAGPLAALGAQIVPESPQTSPSDAAKGHVAAPRDPLNAAIAEGVRVAQELYPQSNIAVLTGDLPALTVADVEMTLAAASAHDRAMVADEEGTGTTTLLARAGLRLVPRFGPGSRAAHEAAGHVPLDMPATASIRRDVDTVADLAEVLRRGVGAHTSALIALSQPMPTETPDRPGPTA
- a CDS encoding PTS sugar transporter subunit IIA; translated protein: MPAIPADASTALVIVVLVVVLVVVLFIARWVRKSRSADDEGVAATTADAREIVTADSGEPAGAAGAAGAAAGGAPDAAAAGEVHPKTVLDYIDDRTIVLDVDDADRDAVIRRLARLMAATGRVVDEDAVVRAALERELISTTGIGDGIAIPHATTDAATCPVLAFARSRNGVDWNSLDEAPAHLIFMIAVPESGAGTEHLRVLAQLSRSLMKPSFRASIEMAATPADVLAALAATVRPISER